In Shewanella sp. VB17, a single genomic region encodes these proteins:
- a CDS encoding GIY-YIG nuclease family protein has translation MNTKELKKKYKDMLEPMGVYRILNQEEHLYLMGSSKNIRATLNRHRTELKFGTHRNKALQADWNRLGNEAFSFEVVELLPPPKNTSNYDPLEDLNELLELILERGEYNPEKRYQGK, from the coding sequence ATGAATACAAAAGAGTTGAAAAAAAAATATAAAGATATGTTGGAACCTATGGGAGTGTATAGAATATTGAATCAGGAAGAACATCTATACCTGATGGGCTCTAGTAAAAATATTCGAGCTACATTAAATCGTCATCGTACTGAGCTAAAGTTTGGTACACATAGAAACAAAGCTTTACAAGCAGATTGGAATCGATTAGGGAATGAAGCATTTTCTTTTGAAGTTGTGGAATTATTACCTCCCCCCAAGAATACCTCTAATTATGACCCATTAGAGGATTTAAATGAATTATTGGAGTTAATTTTAGAAAGAGGAGAGTATAATCCTGAAAAACGCTATCAAGGTAAATAA
- a CDS encoding IS30 family transposase produces the protein MGNQRKQLTLKERYQIEAFCKLDFSARKMAKELGRSNKTISNEFIDSCMKEYCAETAQQQMQIRRSEAAKYTKCSASLKEHVRSLLVLGFSPEQIAGRMKKEKSANSLSCNTIYNLIKREKWHQLLPRKGKPYKKRSGVEAGAKLIPERVDISERPACVDEKIEIGHWEGDTVYGQDGYLVTLVERVSKLLVTCRVPNKTKKVVTRAINKLLKPFQGMCKTITFDNGGEFAGHKKVSKALSCDIYFAKPYHSWERGLNENTNGLLRRFFPKGMAIGSLSHKEIKQAEFLINMRPRKALDYLSPYEYLTGKRVSFIAEI, from the coding sequence ATGGGAAACCAACGTAAGCAACTGACGCTCAAAGAACGGTATCAGATTGAAGCATTTTGTAAACTAGATTTTTCAGCGAGAAAAATGGCTAAAGAGCTTGGCCGTAGTAATAAAACTATTTCAAATGAGTTCATTGACTCCTGCATGAAGGAGTATTGTGCGGAGACTGCACAGCAGCAAATGCAAATACGCCGTAGTGAGGCCGCTAAATACACTAAATGCTCTGCAAGCTTAAAAGAGCACGTCAGGTCGTTGTTAGTATTAGGCTTCAGTCCAGAACAAATAGCAGGACGAATGAAAAAAGAAAAGAGTGCTAACTCTTTGTCATGCAATACTATTTACAACCTCATAAAAAGAGAAAAATGGCACCAATTACTCCCTCGAAAAGGCAAACCTTATAAGAAGCGTAGTGGTGTTGAAGCTGGGGCAAAGCTTATCCCAGAGCGAGTCGATATCAGTGAACGTCCTGCTTGTGTTGATGAAAAAATAGAGATTGGCCATTGGGAAGGTGATACGGTTTATGGGCAAGATGGTTATCTTGTGACCTTAGTTGAACGTGTATCAAAATTACTGGTAACTTGCCGTGTTCCCAATAAAACTAAAAAAGTGGTGACCAGAGCGATTAATAAATTGCTTAAGCCATTTCAAGGAATGTGTAAAACGATAACATTTGATAATGGAGGTGAGTTTGCTGGTCATAAAAAAGTAAGTAAAGCATTAAGTTGTGACATTTATTTTGCAAAACCTTACCACTCATGGGAGAGAGGATTAAATGAAAATACCAACGGTTTGCTTAGGCGTTTCTTCCCCAAAGGAATGGCGATTGGCTCACTATCACACAAAGAGATCAAACAAGCTGAGTTTTTGATTAACATGAGACCCAGAAAGGCATTAGACTATCTGAGTCCGTATGAATATTTAACAGGCAAGCGTGTGTCGTTTATTGCTGAGATCTAG
- a CDS encoding NAD(P)/FAD-dependent oxidoreductase, with protein sequence MRRITTDVLIIGGGLAGLTLARQLRMEMPKISITVLERGSRPAPEASYKVGESSVEVAAYYFAEKLKLKEHIDTYQLPKLGLRYFFPQGDNSDVTKRFEIGPSEFPTTPSYQLDRGRFENHLHELNLENDIEVHTKCRVQQVNLLPGERHEVKYIQGSEVKSIDCRWLIDAAGRKNILKRKLKLEKENKLHNGAVWFRLDAEVDISCLSDDPEWLKRSGPSKRLSTNHFMGPGYWLWFIPLGSGSTSVGIVFDNKMHNIKEMSSFNKALAWLYKHEPQCAKLIEGYRDQLQDFLGYPDYSYSCKQVFSAERWCITGEAGVFIDPFYSPGSDFIAYSNDFITDLIVRDFRGEDISQLAGSHNSVFMKLAEVVSMLYEDLYPKFGNGLVMKQKILWDSAIYLGVTCLMYFHNKLFDAEFLARIDTDLARYNHLLRSVAEHFKRQPITHDAKLDGEYVDLTKTFLFGRNLNKELQIDYIDDETLIMRLRDNINLLEKISESIFNNIDIAWNFQPKDGQEKNEMESLCSET encoded by the coding sequence ATGAGAAGAATAACAACAGATGTTTTAATTATTGGTGGTGGCTTGGCTGGATTGACGTTAGCGCGTCAGTTGCGGATGGAAATGCCAAAAATAAGTATTACCGTTCTTGAACGAGGTAGCCGGCCTGCGCCAGAAGCCAGTTATAAGGTGGGTGAGTCAAGTGTTGAGGTAGCAGCCTATTATTTTGCTGAAAAACTTAAACTAAAAGAACATATCGATACCTACCAGCTGCCCAAACTTGGTTTACGGTATTTTTTTCCTCAGGGCGACAATAGTGATGTGACAAAGCGCTTTGAAATTGGCCCCAGTGAATTCCCTACAACCCCAAGTTATCAGTTAGATCGCGGCCGCTTTGAAAATCATTTGCATGAATTAAATTTGGAAAATGATATTGAAGTCCACACAAAATGCCGGGTTCAGCAAGTGAATTTGTTACCGGGCGAACGTCACGAAGTTAAATATATTCAAGGCTCAGAAGTTAAATCGATTGATTGTCGATGGCTGATTGATGCAGCCGGGCGCAAGAACATTCTTAAGCGTAAATTAAAATTAGAAAAAGAAAATAAGCTTCATAATGGTGCTGTATGGTTCAGGCTGGATGCAGAAGTGGATATTAGCTGTTTAAGTGATGATCCCGAATGGCTCAAGCGCTCCGGTCCCTCGAAACGCTTAAGTACCAATCATTTTATGGGACCAGGCTATTGGTTATGGTTTATTCCTCTAGGCTCCGGCTCTACCAGTGTTGGCATTGTTTTCGATAACAAAATGCATAACATTAAAGAAATGAGTTCTTTTAATAAAGCTCTGGCCTGGTTATACAAACACGAACCTCAATGTGCGAAATTAATAGAAGGTTACCGGGATCAATTACAGGACTTCTTAGGTTATCCTGATTATTCCTACAGTTGTAAACAGGTCTTCTCTGCTGAACGCTGGTGTATTACTGGTGAAGCAGGGGTCTTTATTGATCCTTTCTATTCTCCTGGCAGTGATTTTATTGCTTACAGTAATGATTTTATTACCGATCTTATCGTAAGGGATTTTCGAGGGGAAGATATTAGCCAGTTAGCGGGTTCCCATAACAGTGTTTTTATGAAGCTTGCTGAAGTTGTATCTATGCTTTATGAAGATTTATATCCGAAATTTGGTAACGGATTAGTTATGAAGCAAAAAATTCTGTGGGATAGTGCTATTTATCTTGGTGTTACCTGTTTAATGTATTTTCATAATAAACTTTTTGATGCTGAGTTTTTGGCGCGAATTGATACCGATCTGGCCCGCTATAATCATTTACTGCGCTCTGTGGCTGAACACTTCAAACGCCAACCCATTACGCATGATGCAAAATTAGACGGTGAATATGTTGATTTAACTAAAACATTTTTGTTCGGAAGAAATCTAAATAAAGAATTACAAATTGATTATATTGATGACGAAACTCTGATCATGAGGTTGCGGGACAATATCAACTTACTGGAAAAAATTTCAGAAAGTATTTTTAACAATATTGATATCGCTTGGAATTTTCAACCTAAAGATGGTCAGGAAAAAAATGAAATGGAATCTTTATGTAGCGAAACATAA
- a CDS encoding aspartyl/asparaginyl beta-hydroxylase domain-containing protein — translation MSSPFEQNLEIRKAVLEVMKEGGYYQKVMDAGPDLDRVKEFLLRMEQATHVEPLHKQHPTFLPIFPGLDNQPIRDPAGDPVADYLRAATPEIKAEALRLRKRTLSFSGGLVTDGSWLIYPLWYMGVSLPFMTMHAPVLSRIAANIPRCGMAHPFCEALLSWQDPHTHLAAHCSVDSLRLRYSVGIIVESDCSLRVGEIKKQWQTGESIIFEDCFEHEAWNGDKSRLVFIIDTWHPDLTSVEREALLAGFRKSEVRSILYEYRMSEAMRPFLLKRFAEEEQDPILQAYWDPKADLRIPTVKNWGIWGTTPVFT, via the coding sequence GTGTCGTCACCGTTCGAACAAAATTTAGAAATACGTAAAGCCGTATTAGAAGTAATGAAAGAAGGGGGGTACTACCAGAAGGTTATGGATGCTGGACCTGATCTGGATCGGGTCAAAGAGTTTTTACTGCGTATGGAGCAAGCTACGCACGTTGAGCCTTTACACAAGCAGCATCCAACTTTTTTGCCAATATTTCCTGGGCTTGATAATCAGCCCATACGCGATCCGGCAGGTGATCCGGTTGCCGACTATTTACGTGCAGCTACTCCAGAAATCAAAGCGGAGGCCTTACGTTTGAGAAAGCGCACTCTGTCGTTTTCCGGTGGCTTGGTTACAGATGGTTCCTGGCTGATCTATCCCTTGTGGTATATGGGGGTCAGCTTGCCTTTTATGACTATGCACGCACCCGTTCTTTCGCGTATTGCTGCAAACATTCCTCGTTGTGGTATGGCTCATCCTTTTTGTGAAGCGCTACTCTCTTGGCAGGACCCCCATACTCACTTGGCAGCACATTGTAGTGTTGATTCGCTAAGACTGCGTTACAGCGTTGGTATTATTGTTGAGTCTGATTGTTCACTTCGTGTGGGAGAAATAAAAAAACAGTGGCAAACAGGTGAGTCAATTATCTTTGAAGACTGCTTTGAACATGAAGCATGGAACGGTGACAAAAGCCGCCTGGTGTTTATTATTGATACTTGGCATCCTGATCTTACATCAGTGGAGCGTGAGGCATTACTTGCGGGCTTTCGCAAGAGCGAGGTACGTAGCATCTTGTATGAGTACCGCATGTCCGAAGCGATGAGACCCTTCTTGTTGAAGCGCTTTGCTGAGGAAGAGCAAGATCCTATATTGCAGGCTTATTGGGATCCTAAGGCGGATTTACGTATTCCGACAGTGAAAAACTGGGGAATATGGGGAACTACGCCTGTTTTCACATAA
- a CDS encoding thioesterase II family protein: MIDVDFNKYFSSQIGEQIPLDAEAKLFCFPYAGAGVSSYHAFCKNLPADVIPYVVRLPGREGTRKEAALTNIHEIIVHLARAIKPALGQSPVFFWGHSMGALVAFEVARLLRKEFKITGLIISGHAAPQLPVALKPTPVVEMSDAQFINLLQSYGGMPQVIFDNPDLLQLMLPQLRADLIALESYRYVSGAPLENDIFCVNGKSDHMVSLDKVMAWKKQTTGEFSSRWLPGSHFFINEDRLALVKTIRDVITNKLVQLDVI; the protein is encoded by the coding sequence ATGATTGACGTTGATTTTAATAAATATTTCAGCTCTCAAATAGGGGAGCAAATACCACTAGATGCAGAAGCTAAATTGTTTTGTTTTCCTTATGCAGGTGCCGGTGTGTCGTCATATCACGCATTTTGTAAAAACTTACCTGCAGATGTTATTCCATATGTCGTGCGGCTTCCCGGTCGTGAAGGAACTCGAAAAGAAGCGGCACTGACTAATATCCATGAAATTATCGTGCATTTGGCAAGGGCAATAAAGCCAGCTCTGGGTCAGTCACCGGTGTTTTTTTGGGGGCATAGTATGGGGGCGTTGGTGGCTTTTGAAGTTGCTAGATTGTTGAGGAAAGAGTTTAAGATAACGGGATTGATTATTTCGGGCCATGCCGCCCCGCAACTCCCCGTTGCATTAAAGCCAACACCAGTCGTAGAAATGAGTGATGCTCAGTTTATTAATTTGTTACAAAGTTATGGCGGTATGCCACAAGTTATTTTTGACAATCCGGACCTGCTTCAATTAATGCTACCACAATTAAGAGCGGATTTGATTGCCTTGGAAAGTTATCGCTATGTCTCAGGAGCGCCGCTGGAAAATGATATTTTTTGTGTTAATGGCAAGTCTGATCACATGGTTAGCCTCGACAAAGTCATGGCCTGGAAGAAGCAAACTACAGGAGAGTTTTCCAGTCGGTGGTTGCCGGGCTCACATTTTTTCATTAATGAAGATCGTTTGGCTCTGGTGAAAACCATCAGAGATGTGATCACGAATAAACTCGTTCAACTAGACGTCATTTGA